In Lacerta agilis isolate rLacAgi1 chromosome 8, rLacAgi1.pri, whole genome shotgun sequence, one genomic interval encodes:
- the RPS6KA1 gene encoding ribosomal protein S6 kinase alpha-1 isoform X1, whose translation MPLAQLGEEPWPDMELVDMELDAENGQAAPEGKKGALPKAKRNTTWIEKDNANTADKNEGCVQEYSITYLVKEGSEKADPSQFELLKVLGQGSFGKVFLVRKVTPPDSGHLYAMKVLKKATLKVRDRVRTKMERDILVEVNHPFIVKLHYAFQTEGKLYLILDFLRGGDLFMRLSKEVMFTEEDVKFYLAELALGLGHLHRLGIVYRDLKPENILLDDEGHIKLTDFGLSKEAIDHEKKAYSFCGTVEYMAPEVVNRQGHTQSADWWSYGILMFEMLTGALPFQGKDRKETMTLILKAKLGMPQFLSSEAQSLLRALFKRNPANRLGSGSDGVEEIKRHPFYSTIDWNKLFRREIKPPFKPAVGQPDDTFYFDKEFTSRTPKDSPGIPPSAGAHQLFRGFSFVATGLNEDEKAKSPPVPLHSMVQQLHGKNHQFSDGYVVKEAIGVGSYSVCKRCIHKATGTEYAVKVIDKSKQDPSEEIEILLRYGQHPNIITLKDVYDDGKHVYLVTDLMRGGELLDRILKQKCFSEREASSVLHTICKTVEYLHSQGVVHRDLKPSNILYVDESGNPESIRICDFGFAKQLRADNGLLMTPCYTANFVAPEVLKRQGYDEACDIWSLGILLYTMLAGYTPFANGPGDTPEEILMRIGGGKFSLKGGNWDTVSDAAKDLVSKMLHVDPHQRLTAKQVLQHLWITQKDKLPQSQLNHQDVQLVKGAMAATYSALNNSKPGPQLKPIEFSFLAQRRVKKLPSTTL comes from the exons AATGAAGGCTGTGTCCAAGAATATTCTATCACCTACCTTGTGAAAGAGGGGTCTGAGAAGGCTGATCCATCACAGTTTGAGCTTCTTAAAGTCCTGGGACAGGGTTCGTTTGGCAAA GTTTTCCTCGTAAGAAAAGTCACCCCACCAGACAGTGGCCACCTTTATGCCATGAAGGTCCTAAAGAAAGCCACCCTGAAAG TGCGTGATCGTGTAAGAACAAAAATGGAAAGAGACATTTTAGTAGAAGTCAACCACCCATTCATCGTGAAACTCCACTATG CTTTCCAAACCGAAGGGAAGCTATACCTCATCCTCGACTTCCTCAGAGGAGGAGACCTCTTCATGCGCCTTTCCAAAGAG GTAATGTTCACGGAGGAAGATGTGAAATTCTACCTTGCTGAGCTGGCACTTGGCCTCGGCCACTTGCACCGTTTGGGAATCGTATACCGGGACCTTAAACCAGAGAA TATCCTCCTGGATGACGaaggccacatcaaactcacag ACTTTGGTCTGAGCAAGGAAGCCATTGACCATGAGAAGAAAGCTTACTCTTTCTGTGGGACAGTGGAGTACATGGCGCCAGAAGTGGTGAATCGCCAAGGCCACACCCAGAGTGCTGACTGGTGGTCGTACGGGATTTTAATG TTTGAGATGCTGACAGGGGCCCTGCCATTCCAGGGGAAGGACCGGAAGGAGACAATGACTCTCATTCTCAA AGCAAAGCTGGGCATGCcccagtttctgagctctgaagCGCAGAGTCTCCTGCGAGCCCTTTTCAAGAGGAACCCAGCCAATAGGTTAG GTTCTGGTTCAGATGGGGTTGAGGAAATAAAGCGCCACCCTTTCTATTCCACTATTGACTGGAAT AAACTCTTTCGCCGAGAAATCAAGCCACCTTTCAAACCTGccgttggccaaccagatgatactttttattttgacaaagagTTTACTTCACGAACGCCAAAAG ACTCCCCTGGGATTCCGCCTAGCGCAGGGGCCCACCAGCTTTTCCGAGGGTTCAGCTTTGTGGCCACTGGGTTGAATGAGGATGAGAAGGCCAAATCCCCACCAGTGCCTTTGCATTCTATGGTACAG CAACTGCATGGTAAGAATCACCAGTTTAGTGACGGCTACGTGGTGAAGGAGGCCATTGGCGTAGGTTCCTACTCGGTGTGCAAGCGCTGCATTCACAAGGCAACGGGAACAGAATATGCTGTCAAG GTGATTGACAAGAGTAAGCAGGATCCCTCGGAGGAGATTGAGATACTCCTACGGTATGGACAGCACCCAAATATCATCACCCTGAAGGAT GTGTATGACGATGGCAAGCATGTTTACCTGGTGACCGACTTAATGAGAGGAGGGGAGCTGCTGGATCGGATCCTCAAGCAGAAGTGCTTCTCTGAAAGGGAGGCCAGCTCTGTCCTGCACACGATCTGCAAGACTGTGGAATATCTTCACTCGCAAGGC GTGGTCCACAGAGACTTGAAACCTAGCAACATCCTCTATGTAGATGAATCTGGCAACCCAGAGTCTATTCGCATTTGTGACTTCGGCTTCGCCAAGCAGCTGAGGGCAGACAATGGGCTCCTCATGACCCCTTGCTATACTGCCAATTTTGTGGCTCCAGAG GTATTGAAGCGACAAGGTTATGATGAAGCCTGTGATATCTGGAGCTTAGGGATCCTCCTCTACACAATGTTGGCAGG GTACACCCCATTTGCAAATGGGCCCGGCGACACCCCTGAGGAGATCCTCATGCGAATAGGTGGGGGAAAGTTCTCCCTCAAAGGGGGGAATTGGGACACAGTTTCGGACGCAGCCAAG GACCTGGTATCGAAGATGCTCCACGTTGATCCTCATCAACGCCTGACAGCCAAACAAGTCCTCCAGCACTTGTGGATAACCCAGAAGGACAAGTTGCCCCAGAGCCAGTTAAATCACCAGGATGTACAGCTTGTAAAG GGCGCTATGGCTGCCACGTACTCCGCACTGAATAACTCAAAGCCAGGACCCCAGCTGAAACCCATCGAGTTTTCCTTCTTGGCTCAGAGGCGGGTCAAGAAGCTCCCGTCTACCACACTGTGA
- the RPS6KA1 gene encoding ribosomal protein S6 kinase alpha-1 isoform X2, with the protein MSVAKEPRLPRILALLTLWINGKRRPEPCSLPLPPASNLSNPNEGCVQEYSITYLVKEGSEKADPSQFELLKVLGQGSFGKVFLVRKVTPPDSGHLYAMKVLKKATLKVRDRVRTKMERDILVEVNHPFIVKLHYAFQTEGKLYLILDFLRGGDLFMRLSKEVMFTEEDVKFYLAELALGLGHLHRLGIVYRDLKPENILLDDEGHIKLTDFGLSKEAIDHEKKAYSFCGTVEYMAPEVVNRQGHTQSADWWSYGILMFEMLTGALPFQGKDRKETMTLILKAKLGMPQFLSSEAQSLLRALFKRNPANRLGSGSDGVEEIKRHPFYSTIDWNKLFRREIKPPFKPAVGQPDDTFYFDKEFTSRTPKDSPGIPPSAGAHQLFRGFSFVATGLNEDEKAKSPPVPLHSMVQQLHGKNHQFSDGYVVKEAIGVGSYSVCKRCIHKATGTEYAVKVIDKSKQDPSEEIEILLRYGQHPNIITLKDVYDDGKHVYLVTDLMRGGELLDRILKQKCFSEREASSVLHTICKTVEYLHSQGVVHRDLKPSNILYVDESGNPESIRICDFGFAKQLRADNGLLMTPCYTANFVAPEVLKRQGYDEACDIWSLGILLYTMLAGYTPFANGPGDTPEEILMRIGGGKFSLKGGNWDTVSDAAKDLVSKMLHVDPHQRLTAKQVLQHLWITQKDKLPQSQLNHQDVQLVKGAMAATYSALNNSKPGPQLKPIEFSFLAQRRVKKLPSTTL; encoded by the exons AATGAAGGCTGTGTCCAAGAATATTCTATCACCTACCTTGTGAAAGAGGGGTCTGAGAAGGCTGATCCATCACAGTTTGAGCTTCTTAAAGTCCTGGGACAGGGTTCGTTTGGCAAA GTTTTCCTCGTAAGAAAAGTCACCCCACCAGACAGTGGCCACCTTTATGCCATGAAGGTCCTAAAGAAAGCCACCCTGAAAG TGCGTGATCGTGTAAGAACAAAAATGGAAAGAGACATTTTAGTAGAAGTCAACCACCCATTCATCGTGAAACTCCACTATG CTTTCCAAACCGAAGGGAAGCTATACCTCATCCTCGACTTCCTCAGAGGAGGAGACCTCTTCATGCGCCTTTCCAAAGAG GTAATGTTCACGGAGGAAGATGTGAAATTCTACCTTGCTGAGCTGGCACTTGGCCTCGGCCACTTGCACCGTTTGGGAATCGTATACCGGGACCTTAAACCAGAGAA TATCCTCCTGGATGACGaaggccacatcaaactcacag ACTTTGGTCTGAGCAAGGAAGCCATTGACCATGAGAAGAAAGCTTACTCTTTCTGTGGGACAGTGGAGTACATGGCGCCAGAAGTGGTGAATCGCCAAGGCCACACCCAGAGTGCTGACTGGTGGTCGTACGGGATTTTAATG TTTGAGATGCTGACAGGGGCCCTGCCATTCCAGGGGAAGGACCGGAAGGAGACAATGACTCTCATTCTCAA AGCAAAGCTGGGCATGCcccagtttctgagctctgaagCGCAGAGTCTCCTGCGAGCCCTTTTCAAGAGGAACCCAGCCAATAGGTTAG GTTCTGGTTCAGATGGGGTTGAGGAAATAAAGCGCCACCCTTTCTATTCCACTATTGACTGGAAT AAACTCTTTCGCCGAGAAATCAAGCCACCTTTCAAACCTGccgttggccaaccagatgatactttttattttgacaaagagTTTACTTCACGAACGCCAAAAG ACTCCCCTGGGATTCCGCCTAGCGCAGGGGCCCACCAGCTTTTCCGAGGGTTCAGCTTTGTGGCCACTGGGTTGAATGAGGATGAGAAGGCCAAATCCCCACCAGTGCCTTTGCATTCTATGGTACAG CAACTGCATGGTAAGAATCACCAGTTTAGTGACGGCTACGTGGTGAAGGAGGCCATTGGCGTAGGTTCCTACTCGGTGTGCAAGCGCTGCATTCACAAGGCAACGGGAACAGAATATGCTGTCAAG GTGATTGACAAGAGTAAGCAGGATCCCTCGGAGGAGATTGAGATACTCCTACGGTATGGACAGCACCCAAATATCATCACCCTGAAGGAT GTGTATGACGATGGCAAGCATGTTTACCTGGTGACCGACTTAATGAGAGGAGGGGAGCTGCTGGATCGGATCCTCAAGCAGAAGTGCTTCTCTGAAAGGGAGGCCAGCTCTGTCCTGCACACGATCTGCAAGACTGTGGAATATCTTCACTCGCAAGGC GTGGTCCACAGAGACTTGAAACCTAGCAACATCCTCTATGTAGATGAATCTGGCAACCCAGAGTCTATTCGCATTTGTGACTTCGGCTTCGCCAAGCAGCTGAGGGCAGACAATGGGCTCCTCATGACCCCTTGCTATACTGCCAATTTTGTGGCTCCAGAG GTATTGAAGCGACAAGGTTATGATGAAGCCTGTGATATCTGGAGCTTAGGGATCCTCCTCTACACAATGTTGGCAGG GTACACCCCATTTGCAAATGGGCCCGGCGACACCCCTGAGGAGATCCTCATGCGAATAGGTGGGGGAAAGTTCTCCCTCAAAGGGGGGAATTGGGACACAGTTTCGGACGCAGCCAAG GACCTGGTATCGAAGATGCTCCACGTTGATCCTCATCAACGCCTGACAGCCAAACAAGTCCTCCAGCACTTGTGGATAACCCAGAAGGACAAGTTGCCCCAGAGCCAGTTAAATCACCAGGATGTACAGCTTGTAAAG GGCGCTATGGCTGCCACGTACTCCGCACTGAATAACTCAAAGCCAGGACCCCAGCTGAAACCCATCGAGTTTTCCTTCTTGGCTCAGAGGCGGGTCAAGAAGCTCCCGTCTACCACACTGTGA